AACTTTGGCGAGAGCGAGATCGCGATCCCGGACGCGTTCGTCGACGAGGTCAAGGTGTACGTCGCGAAGTGGCGGCGGAGCGGGCGGTTCCAGCAGGCGGTCCGCCACGCGCAGGTCAACGGGTTCGATGTCCTCGCCGTCAACGCGCTGCGCCGCAACGGGATGCCGACGGAGTTCTTCTACCTCGCCCTCCAGGAGAGCAACTTCGACACGCGCGCGGTCGGGCCGCCGACGCGCTACGGCCACGCGAAGGGCGCCTGGCAGTTCATCCCCGAGACCGGCCAGCGCTACGGGCTCGAGCCGGGCCCGCTCGTGGCGACGAGCCAGTACGACCCGCTCGACGAGCGCCACGACTTCGGGCAGGCCGCCGACGCCGCCGGGCGGTACCTCCACGACATCTACACCCACCTCGCGCAGGCCAGCGGGCTCCTCGTCTGCGCGAGCTACAACTGGGGCGAGGGCCGGATCAAGAACCACATGCGTGGGATCGCCAACGACCCCCAGCACCGGACCTACTGGCGGTTCCTCACGGAGTACCGGAGCCGGATGCCGGCCGAGACGAAGGACTACGTCATGAACATCTTCGCCGCGGCCGTGATCGGGCAGAACCCGCGGATGTTCGGGATCGACATGGACCCACCCGTGCAGGTCGCCCTGGCCGGCGGGCGCGGCGGCATCCGCACCGAGGCGGAGCCGGCCTCCGGGCGGGCCGCCCGCCTCGGCACCCGCGCCGTCGACCGCGAACGCGCCGAGACGGAGCCCGCCGCCGACTAGACGACGCCGACTCGCCCACCCACGCTCCCAGCGCCGTGGACCCCAGCCCTCGCCCCTCGACCGTCCCGCCCGTCGCCGCCCAGACGCTCCGCCTCGCCGCGGGGGCACGGACCGATGTGGGCGCCGTCCGGAGCGAGAACCAGGACGCCTTCGGCGTGCTCCCCGCCCTCGCCATCGCCTCGGGCGACGTGCCCGGCCGCGTCGTGCCCCAGCCGGCCGTGTTCGCCGTGGCCGACGGGATGGGCGGCCACGAGGCCGGCGCCGAGGCGAGCAACGTGGCCGTCGACGCCATGATGGGGGCCTTCGGGCCCGATTTCCGGACCCAGTCCGACCGGCTCGCGCTCATGCGTGCGGCCATCACGGTGGCCAACGAGGCCGTCTGGGCCCGCGCCAACGCCGGCTCGTACCGCCGCCAGATGGGGACGACGTGCACGCTCCTCCTCATCGCCGACGGCCAGGCCTACCTCGGCCACGTCGGCGACAGTCGGGCCTACCGCGTCCGCGGCGAGCGGATCGTCCAGATGACGACGGACCATACGATCGGCGAGGCGGCCCGCCACGACCCGGCCCTCGCCGAGATCGCGCGGACGCGGGCCCACCACCTCACGCGCGCCATCGGCATCCGCGAGGACGTCGAGGTCGACGCGATCCAGGCCGGGGCCATCCAGCCCGGCGATCGGTTCGTCCTCTGCTCCGACGGCCTCGCGCCGGTCGGGCCCGACGAGCTCGTCCGGACGGTCCTCGCCTACACGCCCCAGGACGCGGCCGACTGGCTCGTGACGCGGGCCAGCACGCTCGGCAGCCGCGACAACGCGACGGCCGTCGTCGTCCAAGTCGCGCCATGACCTCCGCCCTGCGACCGCATCCGACTCCGCCCGCCTCGGCGCCGAGGCCCATGGAGTCGACGCCTTTCCCCCCGCCCCATGAGTGACGTCTCTCCCCCAGCCGACCCGCTGATCGGCGCCCGCGTCGGCGAGTACCACATCCAGGGCGTGCTCGGGCGCGGCGGGATGGGCGTGGTGTACCAGGCCGAGGACACCGCGCTCGGCATCCCCGTCGCGCTCAAGTCCATCACGGCCGGGATGACGACTGACGCCGCGTTCGTCCGTCGCTTCCGGACGGAGGCCCGCGCGATGGCCCGCGTCGCCAGCCCCCACATCGTCCGCGTGATGGCGCTCCGCGAGACGGAGCACGGGCTGTTCATCGTGATGGAGTACGTCGACGGCGGGAGCCTCCACGACCGGATGGCGAATGGGCCGATGCCGTGGGAGACGCTGTGGCCGCTCCTCCGGCAGATGCTCCTCGGGCTCGAAGCGGCCCACACCGTGGGCGTCGTCCACCGCGACATCAAGCCGCGGAACGTCCTCCTCACGACCGACGACACGGTCAAGCTGACCGACTTCGGCCTCGCGCGCCTCAGCGACACCGACGCCACGCGGACGCAGGCCGTGGCCGGCACGCTGGCCTACATGTCGCCCGAGCAGGTCCGCTCGCTCCCGACGCTCGACCACCGGAGCGACCTGTTCTCGCTCGGGCTGACGGCCTACGAGGCGCTCGTCGGGCGGCTCCCGTTCGACCGCGACGGCGGCGACTTCACCATGATGCGGGCCATCGTGGAAGACGCGTTCCCGCCGCCGACGAGCTTCAGCGAGCGCGTCACGGGCGGTGTGGCGGCGGCCCTCATGAAGTCGCTCGAGAAGGACCCCGCGGCGCGGTACCAGTCGGCCGCCGAGATGCGCGAGGCGCTCGCCGCCGCCGGCGACGACCCGACGCCGACGCTCACGCGCGTGCCGCGCCTGCCGGTGGTAGCGCCCCCGCCCACGCCTTCGGACGACGGCGACCCCGAGGCGCCCCCGTCGAGTCCGGCGCGGCAGGGACTCCCCGTGCCCATCGGTCTGCTGGCGCTCGTCGCGCTCGCCCTGCTGGGGCTCGGAGCCGGGGGCTGGTGGCTGACGCGGCCCGGTGCGCTCGCGCTCGTCCCGGCCGAGGGCGTCCGCTACTTCCTCGACGGCGAGCCGGTCGAGGGCACGCTCGAGCTGGACGCCGGGACGCACCAGGTCCGCTGCCTCGCCAACGACATCTCGGCCACGGCCGAGGTCGAGGTGACGCGGAACGCCACGCGACGCGTAGCCTGCCTCCCGCACGACCAGGCCGTCGACGTGTCGGCCTCGTGGAACGGGTCGGCCGAGCCGGCGGCCGTCATGGTCGACGGGGCGGAGGGGATGGCCCTGCCGGCGCGGCTGTCGCTCTCGACGGGCCGCCACACGCTCCGGATCGTGTCGCAGCGGATCGACAGCGTGGTCACGGTCGACGTCCCGCCGACGTTCGACCCCGAGCCGCCGCCGCCGCAGGCGCTCGCCATCCGCGCGGGGAGCGCGCCGGCCGAGCCGCTCGCCGGCGGCACCGAGGTGGGGCCAGTCACGCAGCAGCAGGGTGGGGGAGACGTGCCGCCGGTCCAGCCGACCCGCCCGCCGCCGCAGATGGGGCCGCAGACGCCGGGGCCGACCGGTCCGGCCGCGCCGCAGGTCGGGTTCGTCGACGCGTCGCTGGCGCCCGGCGTGACGCTCTCCATCGACGGTTCCGGTATCTCTAGTAACGGGAGCCGGGAGCTTCGGCCCGGCACCTACACCGCCCGCTGCCAAGCGGGCCCGCTCTCTGAATCGACCCGGATCACCGTCTCGCCCGGCCAGCGGACCCCCGTCGCGTGCTACGCGCCGGCCCGCGTCGTCCGCGTGAGCGTGACCTCGACCGACGCCGAGCGCCCGTGGATGTCCGTCGTCGTCGACGGGCAGGCCCAGGGCCAGACGCCGACGCAGGTCACCCTCCCGGTCGGGCGGCACACCGTCATCGTCCGGCGCCGCGGCTACGAGGTCGTCGGCGAGGACATGGTGACGGTCGACGTCCCGCCGCGCTTCTCCTCCGACCCGCTTCCGCCCGTCCCCCTCACGTTCCAGGTCCGCGCCGCGCAGTCCGGCTACTAGGCCCCTCCTGTCATGACCCGATTCTCGGCCCTCTTCCTCTCCGCTTTCGTCGCCGTCGGGTTGGCGGGCTGTGGCGGGTCCGGCGCCGCCGCGTCGCCGACGGGCAGCATCGCCGCCTGCGACGCTCCGCGTGAAACGACGACGGCCACCGCCAGCCTCGAACCGCCGCCGCCGGCCGACCCGCCGGCCTACGAGCCCGGATATGCCGCCGTCCGAGGCCAGAGCGCCGCGCTCGACGCGGCCGTCGCGGCGTACGACCAAGCGGACTTCGAGGCCGCCTCCAGCCAGTTCGACGCCGTCGCGACGTCCGCCAGCGGCGACGTCCGTCGCGTGGCCCTCCGGATGCTCGGGCGGACCCGCCTCGCGCTCGGCGACCGCGCCGGCTCCGCCGAGGCCCTGCGCCGGCTCGTCGCGACCGAGCCCCCGCTCGTCCGCCTCAACCCCGACGTCGAGCCGCTCGCGCTCCTCGAGACGTTCTACGAGGTTCGCCACGACCAGGACGGCTCGTACGCCGTCCAGACCGACCGCGGCCGGACGCTGGCTATCGCCGACTTCACCAACGGCTCGATCACCGACTTCCAGCAGGTCGACCCGCTCCGCCTCGGGTTCGCCTCGCTCATGATCGACCGGATGCGGAATTCGACCGACCTCGAGCTGGTCGAGCGCGTCCGCCTCCAGTGGCTTCTCGACGAGGCGGCGCTGGGCACGGGCGAGGCCGCGGGCCGCGAGGCCGGCCGCCTCCTCGGCGCCGATCAGGTCGTGTTCGGGACCTACATCAAGAACGGCAACGACATGCTCCTGACGGCCCGCGTGGTAGACGTCGAGACGGGGCGGATCCTGATGGGCGAGCGCGTGGAAGGCCGGGCCTCGCAGTTTGACGCGCTCGTGTCGTGCCTCAGCCAGCTCGTCGCCGAGGCCGTCGACGCCCGCCTTCCGGCCGAGCCGACGTCCCAGGCCTCGACGGAGTCGCTCGACGCCGTGATCGCCTACGCCCGCGGGCTGGCCCTGGAGGAGACGGAGGACTACGGCGCCGCGCTCGAGCAGTACCAGCTGGCGCTCTCGCTCGACCCCGACTACGAGCCGGCGCAGCTCCGCATGGACGAGGGCGTCATGCCGCTCATGGCCGCCAACAACTAGGCCCGCCGGCCACTCTCTTCTGGAGGCTCCCGCTTCCCGCCCCTGTGCTCCGCCTCTTTCTTTTTGCTGCCGCGTGCGCGCTCGGGCTGGTCGCCTGCGCCGGCCCCGTCGCCGTCGCCCCGACCCGCGCCCAGCTCGAAGCGCGCGTCGCCGAGAACCCACGCGACGTCGAGGCGCTCCGCGACCTCGGCGCGATCCTGGCCGTCGAGGAGGACTACGGCCCGGCCCTCGGCGCCTTCGCCCGTGCGCTCGCCGTCGACCCGACCGACGGGCAGACCCTCTACTTCGCCGGCCTCGTCAGCGAGGCGCTCGACCGGCCCGCCGAGGCGGAGGACACGTACGCCCGCTACCTCAATGTCGATGCGGGCGACGTCTACCGCGACTCGCTGCGGGCGCGGCTCAATGGGCTCGTCCGCGCGCGACTCCAGCGCGAGTTCGCCGAGGCGCTCGCGGTCGAGGACTCCGTGACGACCGGCCCGGCCGGCGATGCCGTCGGCGTGTTGCCATTCGCGTACCGGGGGGACAACGCGGAGTACCAGGCGCTCGGCCGCGGGCTGGCGGAGGTCTTGTCGATCGACCTCGCGTCGGTGCAGCCGCTGGAGGTGGTCGAGCGGGCGCGGCTCCAGGCGCTCCTCGCCGAGTACGACCTCGCCCGGCAGGGCATCCTCGACCCGCGCACGGCGCCGAGGACTGGGCGCCTCCTCCGCGCCGGCCGCCTCGTGGGGGGCGAAGTCGACGTGCAAGGCGAGGCGCTCCGCGTCGAGTCCGCCGTGTGGGCCGATTCGCTCCGGCAGCTCGAGACGACCGAGGGCGGCGTCGAGGACCTGTTCCGCGTCCAGAAGTCGATCACGCTCGACGTGCTCGAGGCGCTCGGCGTCGTCGTCTCTGAGACGGAGCGCGCGGAGCTCATGGAGGCCCCGACGGCAGACCTCGTCGCGTTCCTCCTCTACAGCCGCGGGCTCCTTCGAGAGGACGACGGCGACTTTGTCGGGGCCGCTCGGCTTTACGACGAGGCGTTCCAGCGGGATCCGACGTTTGCGCTCGCTGCGCAGGCACGGGAGGGCGCCGCGCTCTCGGCCGCCACGTCGGTCCCGCCCGGTCCCGCCCTCACGGCCGCGGCGAGTGCCGCGCTCGAGCCGGTCCCCGTCGAGGGGTCGTCGGCCGTCCAACGCGTCGCCGACGGGCTCCGTGAGACGCTGGTCGGCCACGTCGCGCCGGGCGAGGGCTCGCGTGAGCCCGGCGTCGAGGGGAGCCAAGCCGGCGCGCTCGGCCCGCTCCCCGATCCGCCTGCGCCGCCCCCAGCTGGGCAGAACCTCCCATGACGCCCCGTCACGTCCTCCTCCTCGCCGCGCTCGTACTGGCGGCACCCGTTACCGCTCAGGCCGGCCGCGTCGAGATCCGCCTCGACCCGACCATCCCCATCGCGGGACGGTCCGCCACCGTGACCGCCCGCTTCCTCGAGGCGCGTCCCGAGGCCGCGTCCCTCTTCGTCCGCGCCGTCGGTGAGACCACGTTCCTGGAGCTCGTGGCCTCGGAGCAGACCCCGAGCCTTTGGTCGGTGGCCGCCCCGTTCGACATCCCGCGGCAGGGCGTCGAGGTGTACGCCCAGTATCGGCTCGATGGTGAGACGTTCACCGAGCCGGTCCAGGCCCCGCAGGAGATGCCGTTCCGTGTGCCCTCCTTCGTGCCGGTGACCAGGTCGGACGTCACGCTTCCGGTCCGTCAGTACCGGATGGTCTCGGTCCCGCTCCACCTCGGTGAGGCTCCGGGCGTCCCCGTTACGCTGGGCAGCGACGACCCGGTCGCCGTCTTCGGCGACGACTTCGGCGACGACGGCGACCCGGCACAGTGGCGCCTGCTCCGGTGGGACCCGCTCGCCGAGGCGTACCGTGACGCCGTGCGCGACGCTGCCTCGTTCGATCGGGTCCGTCCCGGGGCGGGCTACTGGCTCATTACGAGCCGAATCGGCACGTTCGACGTGGAGAACGGGTTGTCGACGGGAGCCGCGATCGTGGACGGCGCGCCGCGGGCGGCCGATGTGACGATCCCTATCCAGACGGGGTGGAACCAGATCGGGAGCCCGTTCCTCTTTCCCATCCAGTGGGCCGACGTGGGCCGCCCGGCGGGCGTCGAGGACCCGGTCGCCTTCACCGGCACGTTCGTGGGCGGGCAGGCGACTCTCCGTCCGTGGGAGGGCTACTTCGTATTCAATCCCGGCCCCGAGGGGGTCCTACGATTCCGCGCGCGCCCGGGGGAGGGCGGCGCGGCGCGGACGGTGGCGGAGCGGGTCCAGGAGCGGGCCGGGGTGGGGGCGGGCGTCCTCCACGTGACGGCCTCGCAGGGAGGCGTCACGGACGAAGTCGTGCTCGGCGTCGACGGATCGGCGGCGGGTACCGTCGGCGGGCCGGTTGACCTCCGTAAGCCGCCCGCCGTTGACAGCGGGCTCCGGCTCTCGGCGCGGGCCGATGGTGAGGAGTGGATCAGCCGGTTCCAGCCGCGCGACGCGGCGGTGTGGACGGTGACGGTCGCGGCGGACGACGACGTGGACCTTGACTTCACCCCGTACGGCGACTGGCCGGACGGGCTCGTCGTTGAGGACCTCGACCGGGGCGAGGCGCTCGCGGTCGTGGGTGATCGCGTCCGCGTCGAGGCGATCGACGGGGCGCCCATCCGCCGGCTGGCGGTCCGCGCCGGCACCGGTCTGACCGCAGCGCCGGCTGGGCCGTCGTTCGGCACGCCCCGGCCCAACCCGACAACGGGCGCCGTGACGGTCCCCGTGACGCTCCCCGGCCCCGCCCGCTTCGAGGTGGTCGACGTGCTCGGCCGCGTCGTTCGCGCGACGCGGCTGGACGGGACCGAAGTCGTCGTCGGCTGGGACGGCCAAGACGGGGCCGGCTGCGCGGTCGCGGCCGGCGTCTACCTCCTCCGGCTTTCGTCCGCGTCGGGCTCCGCTGCCGCGCGCGTCACTCTCCTCTCTCCATGACCTGTCTGCGCCGCTCGGCCGTCCTGTTCGCACTCGTCACGGCGGGCGTCGCCGCCCAGCCGTCGCCTCGCGTCGTCGTCGAGGCCGGCGCCGTGTCGCAGACCTATTCGACGGGGGACGAGCGGTCGGTCAGCGAGGTCGTCGTTCCGATCTCGGCCGCAGCCGAGGTGGTGCCCGGGTTGTCGGTCGGCGTCCAGGCCGTCTACGCGACGGTCAGCGGCGACGGGTTGGAGTCACTGAGCGGGCTGGGCGACACCCAGCTCAGCGTGGGGTACCGGCGCCCGCTCGGGGCCGCCATCGTCGACCTCCTGGTCGCGTCGAGCCTCCCGACGGGCCAGACGGCGCTGACGGTCGAGCAGTTCGCGACGTCCGCCGCGCTCGCCGTCGACGACTTCGCGTTTGCGCTGCCGACGCTCGGGCAAGGGGCCGTGGTGTCGCCTGGGATCGCGCTGGCGGTCCCGGCGGGCGAGGGGATGGCCGCCGGGTTCGGGGCCGCGTACTCGGCCCGGTCAGCCTACACGCTCTTTGCGGGCGACACGTCGGCCTACGCGCCGGCCAACGAGGTCATCCTGACGGCTGGCGTCGACGCCTCGATCGGCGGCGCCTCGTCGTTCCGTCTGGAGGGCTCGTACGTGCTCTACGGGGACGACGGCTACAGGGGCCAGACCTTCAGCCCCGGTGATCGGGCGGTGGTCACGATGCTGGCCGACCTGGCTGGCCGATACGTCCGGAGTCAGATCCTCGCGCGCTATCGCCACGTGTTCGACGGTGCGATCGGCGAGGAGGCCCCTCGACCCGTGGCGTACCTGCGGCCGTCGCAGGCGAAGGTGGCCGTCAGCCTCGGGTTCGGGCCGGAGACCGCCGAGGTCGCGCTCTCGGCCGGCGCGCGGTACTACGGCACCGGCGTCGGCTTCTACGGCTCGGACTCGGGCGAGGACATCATTCGGACTGCGCCCGCCGCGCTCGCCGAGCAACAGGTGCTCGTGGACCTGGGCGTCGCCCCACGATTCGCCGTCGGAGCGAACGCACTCGTGCGCGGGAGCTTCGTCTATACGCTCGGGGTCGCCGAGGCCATCGGGGCGCCGCCGCTGACAGGCTATCGCGTCGGCGCCAGCGTTCGCGTCGGCTTTTAGGTCGGCCCGCCTCGGGGCCGCGGTCGGGGGGCGGCGGTGCGCCCGAGGCCGAGCGGGTCGGTGCAGTCTCCGTGGCGGCACGGTTTCGTCACAGGACGTGGGGCGAGTGTGGCGTTACCCTCTGCCCGCATCCACCACGTGCCCATGCCTCGCCTCGCGCTCTGCGCCCTCGCCGCCGTCGCGCTCTCCGCGTCCACTCCGGTCCCGCCGCCCTCCGCGCCCGCCGTCCGCTGGGGCGAGCACGGCCACCGGCTCGTCGGCCGCGCCGCCGCCGACGCGCTCCCGGACTCGATGCCGGCCTTCTTTCGCGACGCCGCCGCCCAGCTCTCGTACCTCAACCCGGAGCCCGACCGCTGGCGCGACCGGACCGAGCGCGACCTCGACCGGGCCATGGACGCCGCCCACGCGCCCGAGCACTACATCGACCTCGAGCTCGTCCCGGCCGGCGTGCTCGACGCCCCCGACCGCCTCGCCTTCGCCGACTCGCTGGCGGCCCACGGCGGGGACGCCAAGACGGCGGGCGTCCTTCCGTACCAGATCCTCGAGCTCACGCAGCGGATCCGCGTCGGCTTCCGGAACTGGCGGGCGGCCGAGAGCGATGAGGAGCGGGCTTACATCGAGGAGCGGATCGTCAACGACGCCGGCATCCTCGGCCACTACGTCGCCGACGGCTCGAACCCGCACCACACGACGATCCACTACAACGGGTGGGCCGGGGACGACGGCCGATTCGCGACGCTCGAGCGCGGCTTCCACGGCCGGTTCGAGAGCGCCTACGTCGAGGCGAACGTCAGCCTCGGCGACGTCGAGGCCGCGCTCACGGCGCCGGCCCGCGACCTCGGTCCGCTCCGCCCGGCGGTCTGGTCGTACGTGGCGGACACGCACGCGCTCGTGGAGCGGCTCTACGAGCTCGACGAGGTCGAGACGTTCGGCCCCGACACGCAGGGCGCGGACCACAAGGCGTTCGCCGTAGACCGGTTGGCGGCCGGTGCGGCCATGCTCCGCGACCTCTGGTGGACTGCCTGGGTCACCAGCGCCGAATAGCCCCGAGCCCGACCGAGGCGGGCGGAGTCGGTCCGCCTCAGGGGCGTCCTGCCCCACCTCTCGCGCGCGTCAGGCGACGGCCGCCTCCACCTCGGCCTCGAGGCGGGCGCGGATGGACAGGAGCGTCCGGCCGAGGATCTGCGAGACCCGGGCCTCGCTGACCTGGAAGACGGCCCCGATCTCGCGGAGCGTGAGCCCCTCGTCGTAATACATGCCCACCATGGCCCGCGTCCGCGAAGGGAGCCCTTCGATGACCGTCCGGACCTGGCCGAGCGTGTGGGCTTGGTCGGCCGTGTCAAACCCGGCGCCGGCGCCGTCGTCGCCGACCACGTCGTGCAGCGACTCGTCCCGCTCGGGGCCGGCCGGCGCGTCGAGCGACAGGGCGAACCGAGCCTGGGCCTCGACCATCAGCTGGTCGTAGTCGGCGAGGCCGAGACCGAGGCGGTCGGCGATCTCGCGGTCGGTGGGCTCCGCGCCGAGCTCCTGGCGGAGGGCCTCGGCCACGCGGCCGGCCTCGGCGACCCGCTTCCGCTTGGCCAGCGACAGGACGTCGAGGGAGCGGAGGTAGTCGACGACGGCCCCGCGCACCCGGAGGTAGGCGAACGTCAGGAAGGACGCGCCGGCCTTGGGGTCGTACCCGTTGAGGGCCTCGACGAGGCCGACGAGGCCGGCCCCCTCGAGGTCCTCGCGGCTGGCCAGCGGGTGGGCCGGCACGGGCACCTTCCCCACGATCGAGCGGACGAGCGGGACGCCGGCCAGCACGGCCGCCTCGCGGCGGACGGCGGAGGGGTCGGCGAGGTAGCGCTCGACGAGAGCCTGGAGGTCGGGAGCGGGCACGGCTAGTCGCGGGCGGGGGCGAGGAGGCGGCGGAGGGCCGGGCGGCCCAGGGTGAGCACGCCGTAGACGATGAGGCCGACGCCGCCCGCGGCCGAGAGGTCACCCGGCGAGAGCGACAGCCCCCGGCCGAGGAGCACGGCCAGGAAGGCGAGGAGTGCGGCGGAGCGGGCGAGACCGTGGGACATCGGAGCGGGCGGAGAGCGTCAGGCGGCGGCCGAGGTCGTCGGAGCCGGGAGCAGCGGGGCGAGCGCTCCCGCGAGGCCTGCGAACGCCGTGCGGAGAGAGGCGGAGCGCCGGACGGCGGGGACCTGCGCGCGCGCGGCGGCCCGGACCTGGGCGTCGTACGGGAGCCACCCCACCGGCGACGGCGACTGCCCCAGGAACTGGGTCGTCAGCTCGGCGAACCGCTCGGCCGTCCGGACCGCGTCCGCGTCGGTGTCGGCCGCGTTGACGACGGCCAGGAAGGGGTACGTCGGGGCCACGTGCCAGACGGCCTTCGCGAGGGCGTAGGCCCCCGTCACCGCCGTCGGTTCGCCAACGACGACGAGGAGCCCCGCGTCGGCCCGGTCGAGCGCCCACCGGACGAGCCCGTCCAGCCCGGCCGGTGCGTCGATGAGGACCACGTCGTGCGTGGCCGCGGCCAGGTCGATGACGGCGTCGAACGCTTCGTAGAGCGCCGGGCACACGTCGCCGGGCCGGGTCGCAGAGCCGCCGACGACCAGCGAGAGGCCGCCCGCGGTCTGGTGGAACGCCCGCTCGGCGGGGACGGCGCCGCTCGCCACGGCGAGGACGCTCGCCCGCGGCTCCTCGTTGAGGAGCGTCGCGCACGAGCTCTGGCAGGGGTCGGCGTCGAGGAGCGCGACCGACCGGCCCGCCTCAGCCAGCGTCTCGGCGAGGTTGACGGCGATGGTGCTCTTGCCCGTGCCCCCCTTGCCGCTGACGACCGCGAGGACGATGCCGTGCGGCGAGGAGGGAGTGGGGAGAGGAGCCATGGTGCGGAGAGGGTCCATGAGAGGGGGGAGGGGCTAGGCGCTGACGGGGCGTGCGCGTGCGGGACTCTCGGAGAGGACGGTAGAGACGAGCGAGTGGAGGTCGAGCCCGACCGCGCGGCCGTCCGGCGCCACGGCTGCGCGGCGAGGCTCCGGGGGCGGGGAGGCCGATCGGGCCGGCGGCGGTGCGGCCGGTCGAGTGGTCTGGTGATCGGCCCGTGCGAGGTCGGAGGGAGCGGATCCCGAGGCCGCGAAGCGGAGCGGGAGGCCGAGGACGTCGGTCCAGACGTCGCCGGCGGCCGGGGCCTCGTCGAGCCGCGTGAGCGCCAGCGCGTCGGGGCGGAGGCCGAGGGCCGCGACGGTCGCGGCGGTCAGCGTCGCC
This sequence is a window from Rubrivirga marina. Protein-coding genes within it:
- a CDS encoding PP2C family protein-serine/threonine phosphatase, whose translation is MDPSPRPSTVPPVAAQTLRLAAGARTDVGAVRSENQDAFGVLPALAIASGDVPGRVVPQPAVFAVADGMGGHEAGAEASNVAVDAMMGAFGPDFRTQSDRLALMRAAITVANEAVWARANAGSYRRQMGTTCTLLLIADGQAYLGHVGDSRAYRVRGERIVQMTTDHTIGEAARHDPALAEIARTRAHHLTRAIGIREDVEVDAIQAGAIQPGDRFVLCSDGLAPVGPDELVRTVLAYTPQDAADWLVTRASTLGSRDNATAVVVQVAP
- a CDS encoding sigma-70 family RNA polymerase sigma factor; protein product: MPAPDLQALVERYLADPSAVRREAAVLAGVPLVRSIVGKVPVPAHPLASREDLEGAGLVGLVEALNGYDPKAGASFLTFAYLRVRGAVVDYLRSLDVLSLAKRKRVAEAGRVAEALRQELGAEPTDREIADRLGLGLADYDQLMVEAQARFALSLDAPAGPERDESLHDVVGDDGAGAGFDTADQAHTLGQVRTVIEGLPSRTRAMVGMYYDEGLTLREIGAVFQVSEARVSQILGRTLLSIRARLEAEVEAAVA
- a CDS encoding T9SS type A sorting domain-containing protein, encoding MTPRHVLLLAALVLAAPVTAQAGRVEIRLDPTIPIAGRSATVTARFLEARPEAASLFVRAVGETTFLELVASEQTPSLWSVAAPFDIPRQGVEVYAQYRLDGETFTEPVQAPQEMPFRVPSFVPVTRSDVTLPVRQYRMVSVPLHLGEAPGVPVTLGSDDPVAVFGDDFGDDGDPAQWRLLRWDPLAEAYRDAVRDAASFDRVRPGAGYWLITSRIGTFDVENGLSTGAAIVDGAPRAADVTIPIQTGWNQIGSPFLFPIQWADVGRPAGVEDPVAFTGTFVGGQATLRPWEGYFVFNPGPEGVLRFRARPGEGGAARTVAERVQERAGVGAGVLHVTASQGGVTDEVVLGVDGSAAGTVGGPVDLRKPPAVDSGLRLSARADGEEWISRFQPRDAAVWTVTVAADDDVDLDFTPYGDWPDGLVVEDLDRGEALAVVGDRVRVEAIDGAPIRRLAVRAGTGLTAAPAGPSFGTPRPNPTTGAVTVPVTLPGPARFEVVDVLGRVVRATRLDGTEVVVGWDGQDGAGCAVAAGVYLLRLSSASGSAAARVTLLSP
- a CDS encoding CsgG/HfaB family protein encodes the protein MLRLFLFAAACALGLVACAGPVAVAPTRAQLEARVAENPRDVEALRDLGAILAVEEDYGPALGAFARALAVDPTDGQTLYFAGLVSEALDRPAEAEDTYARYLNVDAGDVYRDSLRARLNGLVRARLQREFAEALAVEDSVTTGPAGDAVGVLPFAYRGDNAEYQALGRGLAEVLSIDLASVQPLEVVERARLQALLAEYDLARQGILDPRTAPRTGRLLRAGRLVGGEVDVQGEALRVESAVWADSLRQLETTEGGVEDLFRVQKSITLDVLEALGVVVSETERAELMEAPTADLVAFLLYSRGLLREDDGDFVGAARLYDEAFQRDPTFALAAQAREGAALSAATSVPPGPALTAAASAALEPVPVEGSSAVQRVADGLRETLVGHVAPGEGSREPGVEGSQAGALGPLPDPPAPPPAGQNLP
- a CDS encoding nuclease gives rise to the protein MPRLALCALAAVALSASTPVPPPSAPAVRWGEHGHRLVGRAAADALPDSMPAFFRDAAAQLSYLNPEPDRWRDRTERDLDRAMDAAHAPEHYIDLELVPAGVLDAPDRLAFADSLAAHGGDAKTAGVLPYQILELTQRIRVGFRNWRAAESDEERAYIEERIVNDAGILGHYVADGSNPHHTTIHYNGWAGDDGRFATLERGFHGRFESAYVEANVSLGDVEAALTAPARDLGPLRPAVWSYVADTHALVERLYELDEVETFGPDTQGADHKAFAVDRLAAGAAMLRDLWWTAWVTSAE
- a CDS encoding MinD/ParA family ATP-binding protein, with the translated sequence MAPLPTPSSPHGIVLAVVSGKGGTGKSTIAVNLAETLAEAGRSVALLDADPCQSSCATLLNEEPRASVLAVASGAVPAERAFHQTAGGLSLVVGGSATRPGDVCPALYEAFDAVIDLAAATHDVVLIDAPAGLDGLVRWALDRADAGLLVVVGEPTAVTGAYALAKAVWHVAPTYPFLAVVNAADTDADAVRTAERFAELTTQFLGQSPSPVGWLPYDAQVRAAARAQVPAVRRSASLRTAFAGLAGALAPLLPAPTTSAAA
- a CDS encoding serine/threonine-protein kinase; its protein translation is MSDVSPPADPLIGARVGEYHIQGVLGRGGMGVVYQAEDTALGIPVALKSITAGMTTDAAFVRRFRTEARAMARVASPHIVRVMALRETEHGLFIVMEYVDGGSLHDRMANGPMPWETLWPLLRQMLLGLEAAHTVGVVHRDIKPRNVLLTTDDTVKLTDFGLARLSDTDATRTQAVAGTLAYMSPEQVRSLPTLDHRSDLFSLGLTAYEALVGRLPFDRDGGDFTMMRAIVEDAFPPPTSFSERVTGGVAAALMKSLEKDPAARYQSAAEMREALAAAGDDPTPTLTRVPRLPVVAPPPTPSDDGDPEAPPSSPARQGLPVPIGLLALVALALLGLGAGGWWLTRPGALALVPAEGVRYFLDGEPVEGTLELDAGTHQVRCLANDISATAEVEVTRNATRRVACLPHDQAVDVSASWNGSAEPAAVMVDGAEGMALPARLSLSTGRHTLRIVSQRIDSVVTVDVPPTFDPEPPPPQALAIRAGSAPAEPLAGGTEVGPVTQQQGGGDVPPVQPTRPPPQMGPQTPGPTGPAAPQVGFVDASLAPGVTLSIDGSGISSNGSRELRPGTYTARCQAGPLSESTRITVSPGQRTPVACYAPARVVRVSVTSTDAERPWMSVVVDGQAQGQTPTQVTLPVGRHTVIVRRRGYEVVGEDMVTVDVPPRFSSDPLPPVPLTFQVRAAQSGY